The following proteins come from a genomic window of Methanocella conradii HZ254:
- a CDS encoding dihydrolipoamide acetyltransferase family protein: MAYLFKLPDLGEGITSGEIKKWLVARNEKVEEDQGIVEVETDKAVVELPSPIGGVIEDLRAAEGAKVNVGDVIAVIREEGAPEAVKPPEAVKPAEAGVPVLATPSTRMLAKQLGVDINALKGTGPGGRITDEDVRKATEKPAVPPIQAAPPKVPAAAEERLPLRGTRKTIAEHLMASLSRTAHVTLIDDVDLTELAALRDRVNRKLAGTAKVSYLAFMVKAVVAALKSHPILNASVDDEKGEIVIKKYYNIGIAVDTDRGLIVPVLKDADKKSIIEISRELVHIIELTREGKIGLEQLKGGTFTIANIGSIGGLFSTPIINYPESAIIEMQQIRDSPRIVNGTVAIRKAMYLPLTVDHRIIDGAEGQRFLNDLKRYLEDPDLLLVNMV, encoded by the coding sequence TTGGCGTACTTGTTTAAGCTGCCGGACCTGGGCGAGGGCATCACGTCCGGCGAGATTAAGAAGTGGCTTGTCGCCAGGAATGAGAAAGTGGAAGAAGACCAGGGTATCGTGGAGGTTGAGACCGATAAGGCCGTGGTCGAGTTGCCTTCGCCCATAGGCGGCGTCATCGAGGACCTGAGGGCTGCGGAAGGAGCAAAAGTGAATGTTGGAGACGTGATCGCCGTGATAAGGGAAGAGGGGGCGCCTGAGGCCGTAAAGCCACCTGAAGCTGTTAAGCCCGCGGAGGCAGGGGTGCCCGTGTTGGCCACCCCTTCGACGCGCATGCTAGCAAAGCAGCTTGGAGTCGATATCAATGCCCTGAAGGGCACCGGCCCTGGCGGCCGCATCACCGACGAGGACGTCAGGAAGGCGACAGAAAAGCCAGCAGTCCCGCCAATCCAGGCGGCTCCGCCAAAAGTGCCCGCTGCCGCAGAAGAGCGCCTGCCGCTGAGGGGGACCCGTAAGACTATCGCGGAACACCTGATGGCATCTCTTTCGAGAACAGCCCATGTGACGCTCATCGACGATGTGGACCTCACCGAGCTGGCGGCGCTGAGGGACCGGGTCAACAGGAAGCTTGCTGGCACCGCTAAGGTAAGCTACCTCGCCTTCATGGTAAAAGCCGTCGTGGCCGCCCTTAAGTCTCACCCAATCCTGAACGCCAGCGTGGACGACGAGAAGGGCGAGATAGTCATAAAAAAGTACTACAACATAGGCATAGCCGTGGACACTGACAGGGGCCTTATAGTGCCAGTTCTAAAGGACGCCGATAAGAAGAGCATAATAGAAATCTCACGGGAACTCGTGCATATCATAGAGCTGACGAGGGAAGGCAAGATAGGCCTTGAACAGCTAAAAGGGGGAACGTTTACCATAGCTAATATCGGGAGCATAGGAGGGCTGTTCTCGACGCCTATCATCAATTATCCCGAGTCTGCGATAATCGAGATGCAGCAGATACGGGATTCCCCAAGAATAGTAAATGGAACGGTGGCAATTAGAAAGGCCATGTACCTCCCGTTGACAGTAGACCACAGGATTATAGATGGCGCCGAAGGCCAGAGGTTCTTGAACGACCTTAAGCGCTACCTGGAAGACCCCGACCTTTTGCTCGTTAACATGGTTTAG
- the lpdA gene encoding dihydrolipoyl dehydrogenase, whose protein sequence is MVVGDIEVGTDVLIAGAGPAGYTAAIRCARLGLDVTLIDRNELGGVCLHKGCIPVKALLHVFRLVEDCRRAADMGVKADGVAVDLKKAYEWKDAVVKRLEHGIRELCQASGVQVMEGSCSFLSSSKAVVSGPSGTQRVTFRRAVIATGARHKPLPGLPFDGKSVLSPDDAIYLDRLPDDVVILGGGYAAITIGALMAAGGMKPTIIHKGERMLSFVDRDLIRPVIKKFGEKGVKVFQASSWSVERMDDGLRVEFEHDGVKEQAETKTLVVAIGMLANTDGMGLENTGVRLDGDGFVMADENFRTDDPAFYAIGDVKCGHCNASIAFWEGMSLAGILAGRPGWPGYMAVPQTISTDPEIASAGYTEEKAKEAGIEAIVGRFPFTANGKAVSMGKAEGFVKVIAEKGTHRILGVHVVGPGAFDILQEGVLAIEMGARLEDIMLTLHPHPTLCEAVKEACAAALRESTSIIEKS, encoded by the coding sequence ATGGTAGTTGGAGACATAGAGGTTGGCACGGACGTGCTCATAGCCGGGGCGGGCCCTGCCGGGTATACGGCCGCTATACGATGCGCCCGCCTTGGGCTTGACGTGACGCTTATCGACAGGAATGAGCTTGGCGGGGTATGCCTTCATAAGGGCTGCATACCGGTGAAGGCCCTGCTACACGTATTCAGGCTTGTCGAGGACTGCAGGCGTGCGGCGGATATGGGCGTAAAAGCCGATGGCGTAGCCGTGGACCTGAAGAAAGCATACGAGTGGAAAGATGCGGTGGTGAAAAGGCTGGAGCACGGCATCAGGGAGCTTTGCCAGGCCAGCGGCGTCCAGGTCATGGAAGGCTCATGCTCCTTTCTCTCGTCCTCAAAGGCGGTCGTTAGCGGCCCTTCGGGCACCCAGCGCGTCACGTTTAGGAGAGCGGTGATTGCGACGGGCGCGAGACATAAGCCTCTGCCGGGCCTGCCCTTCGATGGAAAGTCCGTCCTGAGCCCGGACGATGCCATTTATCTTGACAGGCTCCCCGATGATGTGGTCATCCTTGGGGGCGGCTACGCAGCTATAACAATAGGAGCGCTGATGGCGGCAGGAGGCATGAAACCTACCATCATCCATAAAGGCGAGAGGATGCTATCATTCGTTGACAGGGACCTGATTAGGCCTGTTATAAAAAAATTTGGCGAAAAAGGCGTAAAAGTTTTTCAGGCCAGCTCCTGGTCTGTTGAAAGGATGGACGATGGGCTGAGGGTCGAGTTCGAGCACGATGGCGTGAAGGAGCAGGCTGAGACGAAAACGCTGGTCGTAGCAATCGGCATGCTCGCCAATACCGATGGGATGGGGCTGGAGAATACCGGCGTGAGGCTAGATGGGGATGGGTTTGTAATGGCTGATGAGAACTTCAGGACGGACGACCCCGCCTTCTATGCCATTGGAGACGTGAAGTGCGGTCACTGCAACGCCAGCATAGCTTTTTGGGAGGGCATGTCGCTGGCCGGCATCCTCGCGGGCAGGCCAGGATGGCCTGGCTATATGGCCGTCCCACAGACCATCTCCACGGACCCCGAGATAGCGTCGGCAGGCTATACCGAGGAAAAGGCTAAAGAAGCGGGCATCGAGGCCATAGTAGGCCGCTTTCCGTTCACCGCTAACGGCAAGGCGGTCTCGATGGGGAAGGCGGAGGGCTTCGTAAAGGTTATCGCCGAGAAGGGCACCCACCGCATCCTCGGAGTCCATGTGGTCGGCCCCGGCGCCTTCGATATTCTCCAGGAGGGCGTCCTGGCCATAGAGATGGGGGCGAGGCTAGAGGATATCATGCTCACCCTGCACCCGCATCCGACGCTCTGCGAGGCCGTGAAGGAGGCTTGCGCCGCCGCCCTGAGAGAGTCGACGAGCATCATAGAGAAAAGCTAG
- a CDS encoding RCC1 domain-containing protein yields the protein MLRLILVSVLLFTFVVPVNSASQKVEEISAGEFHNIVLCDDGTIWEWGNNSSGQLAESTDDTKYLLIHRLNMTGVKSVSAGMYHNLALKDDGTVWAWGYNRNGQLGDGTKITRSTPVQVNISNVTAIFAGGLDSFALKDDGTLWGWGANFYGQLGDGTNITRLSPVRIPIDNVKVVSSKGGSTIALKDDGTVWAWGCNIFAEDQEGRYQTGCLGVNSTDKFVLSPARVGGLDNVKDVDAGGTFTIALKNDGTVWAWGDGSQGQLGKGFKMNGPLDDPYQSTPIQVIGLSDIVDISAGDRHAMALKDDGTIWTWGYNMMGELGDGSYWNTKPSPVKVNLEDVIAISAGGMHSLALKKDGSVWAWGGNYYGEVGDGSTDDVKPLPLMIIGQGAHTPSTAAASPDAMGGVTGIIIIIITSIYMLREK from the coding sequence ATGTTACGATTAATCCTGGTATCGGTTTTGTTATTTACATTCGTAGTGCCGGTGAATTCGGCGTCCCAAAAGGTCGAGGAAATTTCTGCCGGTGAATTTCACAATATAGTTCTTTGTGATGATGGCACTATCTGGGAATGGGGCAATAACAGTTCCGGACAGCTTGCCGAATCTACGGATGATACGAAATATCTATTGATCCATAGGCTAAATATGACGGGAGTTAAGTCTGTCTCTGCTGGCATGTACCATAATTTAGCCTTAAAGGATGACGGCACTGTTTGGGCGTGGGGTTATAACCGTAATGGCCAGCTAGGAGACGGCACGAAGATAACAAGATCTACCCCGGTTCAGGTTAACATATCAAATGTAACTGCCATATTTGCAGGAGGGCTAGATAGCTTTGCTTTAAAGGATGATGGGACTTTATGGGGGTGGGGAGCAAACTTTTATGGCCAGCTAGGAGACGGCACGAATATTACTAGACTCTCTCCAGTACGTATCCCCATAGATAACGTGAAGGTCGTATCATCGAAGGGTGGCTCTACCATAGCGCTAAAAGACGATGGGACGGTGTGGGCGTGGGGATGCAATATATTTGCCGAGGACCAGGAGGGACGGTACCAGACCGGTTGTCTTGGCGTTAATTCTACTGATAAATTCGTATTATCCCCCGCAAGGGTAGGTGGCCTGGACAACGTTAAAGACGTGGACGCCGGTGGCACGTTCACCATAGCCCTAAAAAATGATGGCACGGTATGGGCATGGGGTGATGGTAGTCAGGGACAGCTTGGAAAAGGCTTTAAAATGAACGGCCCTCTAGATGACCCATATCAAAGCACGCCGATACAGGTCATAGGATTGTCCGACATCGTCGATATATCTGCAGGTGACAGGCACGCTATGGCATTGAAAGATGATGGTACGATCTGGACCTGGGGCTATAATATGATGGGTGAGCTGGGAGATGGAAGCTATTGGAATACGAAACCTTCGCCAGTTAAAGTTAACCTTGAAGATGTTATAGCGATAAGCGCAGGAGGCATGCATAGTCTTGCATTAAAAAAGGACGGCAGCGTTTGGGCATGGGGCGGAAACTACTATGGCGAGGTAGGTGACGGCTCAACGGACGATGTAAAGCCTTTACCTCTCATGATCATCGGACAAGGAGCGCATACACCGTCTACTGCCGCGGCGTCTCCCGACGCCATGGGCGGGGTCACGGGCATAATCATAATTATAATAACATCAATATACATGTTACGAGAAAAATAA
- a CDS encoding ABC transporter permease, protein MIDRANSGELSQFLLVGVNEFKRVAGHPVAILLMCIFIVLAFVQSAAGCRMLQIMEFHDPDGPDRFVTGFAQMWYETSLICSVMAAFIGIVSILEDRSKSLFNVLLVKPLYRRDVIIGKFIGISVFITIFIAISIAIYSLLLMLFFRMPLSMTEFLSRISVYILGLSMECSLTIVLAMLFGIVFENFLESLGLLIAYFYLDWYCDLGSLLGTISLINPHTLYSNVVSFYLFDTTFPFLQVVNNSLPYAILMLAEISVLLLLDCLIFTRYGD, encoded by the coding sequence ATGATTGATAGGGCTAATAGTGGCGAGTTGAGCCAGTTTTTATTGGTCGGCGTCAACGAGTTTAAAAGGGTGGCAGGGCATCCGGTCGCCATATTATTAATGTGCATATTTATTGTGTTAGCGTTCGTCCAGAGTGCAGCCGGTTGTCGTATGCTGCAGATCATGGAGTTTCATGATCCGGATGGGCCTGATAGGTTCGTGACTGGATTCGCGCAGATGTGGTATGAGACGTCTCTTATATGCAGCGTTATGGCGGCGTTTATCGGTATCGTGTCGATACTGGAGGATCGTAGTAAAAGTTTGTTTAACGTTCTTCTGGTAAAACCGTTATACCGTAGAGACGTGATTATAGGAAAGTTTATCGGGATAAGCGTGTTCATCACGATTTTTATAGCGATTAGTATCGCTATTTACTCGCTACTCTTAATGCTCTTTTTCCGAATGCCGCTCTCGATGACAGAATTTTTATCGAGAATATCCGTGTATATACTGGGATTATCGATGGAGTGTTCACTTACCATCGTGTTGGCCATGCTGTTCGGGATAGTATTCGAAAACTTTTTAGAATCCTTAGGGCTGTTAATAGCCTATTTCTATCTTGACTGGTATTGCGACTTAGGCTCACTGCTAGGAACTATTTCTTTAATAAACCCTCACACACTTTATTCTAATGTAGTTAGCTTTTACTTGTTTGATACGACTTTTCCCTTTTTGCAGGTCGTAAATAATTCTTTACCGTACGCGATTTTAATGCTAGCCGAGATATCGGTTTTACTATTGCTTGACTGTTTGATATTTACGAGATATGGTGACTAG
- a CDS encoding ABC transporter permease subunit has translation MYNNVLIVAKKEFYDLLASRLILTVIAIYLILIILNVNNLYNIFSDPSTNVSKNVNGNLSLLMLSILINILSGYGAIVGIMIGSNSIASERRGNALNTLLVKPVYRDTVINGKLLGVIGFFICVFSIVILFFTSAMFIICGNSIAPFIGDYITRLPVILFTSLIFITFFIVLSMLMGILVKNQAFSLLLSFIAVFLSDMIRTTSFAGNISLLFWMDRYHVEHVIRGLSPHGIITNFKNPFLEPSLSMSAAMNYVEPEIFRLIIFLLVVLVLCYIAFMRRDIA, from the coding sequence ATGTATAATAATGTTCTAATTGTGGCAAAAAAAGAGTTCTACGATCTTTTAGCCAGTCGACTTATACTTACTGTCATCGCCATCTACCTGATTCTTATAATTTTGAATGTCAATAATCTCTATAATATCTTCAGCGATCCAAGCACTAACGTTTCAAAGAACGTTAATGGCAATTTAAGCTTACTAATGTTATCTATCCTAATCAATATCCTATCGGGTTATGGCGCTATCGTTGGTATTATGATAGGCAGTAACTCTATAGCTAGTGAAAGGCGTGGAAACGCGCTGAATACTCTCCTCGTAAAGCCAGTATACCGGGATACAGTGATTAACGGCAAGTTGCTTGGCGTGATCGGTTTCTTCATATGCGTATTTAGCATAGTAATTCTTTTCTTTACCTCAGCCATGTTCATCATATGCGGAAATTCCATAGCTCCTTTTATTGGAGATTATATTACCCGGCTGCCGGTTATCTTATTTACTTCGTTGATATTCATCACTTTTTTCATCGTTCTATCAATGCTAATGGGCATACTTGTCAAGAATCAAGCATTCTCTCTTCTCTTGAGCTTCATCGCAGTATTCTTATCTGATATGATTCGCACGACTAGTTTTGCGGGTAATATATCGCTGTTGTTTTGGATGGACCGTTATCATGTAGAGCATGTGATAAGGGGTTTATCGCCTCACGGAATCATAACAAATTTTAAGAATCCGTTCCTCGAGCCTTCTTTAAGCATGAGCGCTGCGATGAATTATGTTGAGCCGGAGATTTTCAGGCTTATAATCTTTTTGCTGGTGGTCCTTGTTCTATGTTATATTGCGTTTATGAGGAGAGACATCGCATGA
- a CDS encoding archaellum operon transcriptional activator EarA family protein — translation MKKKIAGLKAISFKDIIESLHSKERRSVCWYLSFTYPAWATIMDIARGVQSDYKNVKGALIGDGERYSKKLALVKVGLAERKIVKFGRQKRYMYRAKRRSSMTVIDDG, via the coding sequence ATGAAAAAGAAAATAGCCGGACTTAAGGCGATAAGTTTCAAGGATATTATCGAATCGCTCCATAGCAAAGAAAGAAGGAGCGTATGCTGGTACCTCTCTTTTACCTATCCGGCATGGGCAACGATCATGGATATAGCTCGTGGCGTCCAGTCGGACTATAAAAACGTCAAGGGCGCGTTAATAGGCGATGGCGAAAGGTATAGTAAAAAGCTTGCTCTTGTAAAAGTGGGTCTGGCTGAGCGTAAAATCGTCAAGTTTGGCCGGCAAAAAAGGTACATGTACAGGGCAAAGCGCAGGAGCTCGATGACGGTTATCGATGATGGCTAA
- a CDS encoding lipoate--protein ligase family protein has protein sequence MWRVVGLNAYSAVENMAIDDAIAECVASGLSPPTMRFYRWLAPGAVSIGRFQNARDEIDVDACRRLGIDIVRRRTGGGAVFHNGEITYSVAAPERCFPSGIRESYREICSYIIRGLSYLGIKADFRPINDVIVNGKKISGSAQTRRNGVLLQHGTILYRLDRQTMFTVLKPSKLKLSDKPASSFEAGIASVKELTGASIEQLYDALLRGFTEGKEWRLGALTENELAFTKAIIKKYDSYEWNFSR, from the coding sequence ATGTGGAGGGTCGTAGGGCTTAACGCTTATAGTGCGGTGGAGAACATGGCCATCGATGACGCGATAGCCGAATGCGTTGCGTCGGGCCTGTCGCCGCCCACCATGCGCTTTTACCGCTGGCTGGCGCCTGGAGCGGTCTCTATCGGGCGCTTTCAGAATGCCAGGGATGAGATCGACGTCGACGCATGTCGCCGGCTGGGCATTGATATCGTGAGGAGGAGGACCGGCGGAGGCGCCGTATTTCATAATGGCGAGATCACGTACAGCGTCGCCGCCCCTGAGCGGTGCTTCCCATCGGGCATACGCGAATCATATCGTGAAATATGCTCATACATAATCAGAGGACTTTCATATCTCGGAATTAAAGCAGACTTCAGGCCAATAAACGACGTCATCGTTAATGGAAAAAAGATATCGGGAAGCGCCCAGACGCGCAGGAATGGGGTGCTCTTGCAGCATGGCACCATCCTCTATAGGCTCGATAGGCAGACGATGTTCACCGTGCTTAAGCCTTCGAAGCTCAAGCTTTCGGATAAGCCGGCGTCGAGCTTCGAGGCAGGGATCGCCAGCGTAAAAGAGCTGACAGGCGCCTCCATAGAGCAGTTATACGACGCCCTCCTGCGCGGTTTTACCGAGGGGAAGGAGTGGCGGTTGGGCGCCCTTACTGAAAATGAATTGGCCTTTACGAAAGCCATAATAAAAAAGTACGATAGCTACGAGTGGAACTTTTCACGATAA
- a CDS encoding rhodanese-like domain-containing protein: MATAQIKFISVTHLKKIIDGGEPVKLVDVRGSEEYAKEHIKGAMSIPLDSLDKAKQLFKGDDAIIVYCDSYVCSASTSAAKALAKMGFTNVRDYKGGLLEWKMNGFPTESL, encoded by the coding sequence GTGGCCACCGCTCAAATTAAATTCATCAGCGTGACGCACCTTAAAAAGATTATAGATGGGGGCGAGCCGGTAAAGCTCGTGGACGTCCGCGGCAGTGAAGAGTATGCGAAGGAGCACATAAAAGGGGCGATGAGTATACCTCTGGATAGCCTGGATAAGGCTAAACAGCTCTTTAAGGGAGATGATGCTATCATCGTCTATTGCGACAGCTACGTTTGCTCCGCCAGCACGAGCGCCGCAAAAGCGCTGGCAAAGATGGGATTTACGAACGTCCGGGATTATAAGGGGGGTCTCCTTGAGTGGAAGATGAACGGCTTTCCCACGGAAAGCCTATGA
- a CDS encoding AMP-binding protein has protein sequence MPGRVSLSYAFTGSEKPLIGKTIGDMFDEIAEKYPDNDALVSLHQGVRYTYRELQKEVNKAAKGLLSLGLKRGDRVAIWATNIAEWVITQFATAKAGIILVNVNPAYRTHELEYVLRQSETQALLLIDRFKTSDYVKMLYEVCPEVKSSKPGQISSENLPFLKTVILIRGERQPGMYTWDEMLRMGEEMPDDVLCGVQCSLDFDDTINIQYTSGTTGFPKGVMLTHHNILNNGYFIGECMSFTEKDRLCIPVPFYHCFGMVLSNMACVTHGATMVLPAEYFDPVSTLSAVEKERCTALHGVPTMFIAELEHPDFKKFDLSSLRTGIMAGSPCPIEYMKKVSTLMNMRDVVITYGQTEASPGLTMSSTADPLERRVSTVGKPMPHAEIKIVDPKTGKMVPRGQPGEICARGYMIMKGYYNNPEATSLAIDKDGWLHTGDLGILDDEGYCKITGRLKDMVIRGGENIYPREVEEFLYEHPSISDVQVIGVPDLKYGEELMAWIKLKNGCNVTPEEIKEFCRGKIAHYKIPRYIKFVDEFPMTVTGKIQKYKMREISIKELNLEEVARIKTA, from the coding sequence ATGCCAGGAAGGGTCTCCCTAAGCTATGCGTTCACCGGGTCGGAAAAGCCGCTCATCGGCAAGACGATCGGCGACATGTTCGACGAGATAGCTGAAAAGTACCCGGACAACGATGCCCTCGTGTCGCTTCACCAGGGCGTAAGATACACCTATCGTGAGCTGCAAAAAGAGGTAAACAAGGCTGCAAAGGGACTATTAAGCTTAGGGCTGAAGAGGGGCGACCGCGTGGCAATATGGGCGACGAACATCGCGGAGTGGGTGATCACCCAGTTTGCCACCGCCAAAGCCGGGATAATCCTGGTGAACGTCAACCCGGCTTACAGGACGCACGAGCTAGAATACGTGCTCAGGCAATCCGAGACGCAGGCCCTGCTTCTCATCGACCGCTTCAAGACGTCTGATTACGTTAAAATGCTATACGAGGTGTGCCCGGAGGTAAAGTCGTCAAAGCCCGGCCAGATAAGCTCGGAAAACTTGCCGTTTTTGAAGACGGTGATATTGATAAGGGGTGAACGGCAGCCTGGCATGTATACGTGGGACGAGATGCTGAGGATGGGCGAGGAGATGCCGGATGACGTGCTCTGCGGCGTCCAGTGCTCGCTCGACTTTGATGACACGATAAACATCCAGTATACCTCTGGCACGACAGGTTTTCCCAAAGGCGTGATGCTCACCCATCATAACATCCTGAATAACGGCTATTTTATAGGCGAGTGCATGAGCTTTACTGAAAAGGATAGGCTGTGCATTCCCGTGCCCTTTTACCATTGCTTCGGCATGGTTCTCTCGAACATGGCGTGCGTGACACACGGTGCGACCATGGTATTGCCGGCAGAGTATTTTGATCCTGTGTCGACGCTCTCCGCTGTTGAAAAGGAGAGGTGTACTGCGCTTCACGGCGTGCCAACCATGTTCATAGCCGAGCTAGAGCACCCCGACTTCAAGAAGTTCGACCTGAGCTCGCTTCGGACGGGCATAATGGCGGGCTCGCCGTGCCCCATCGAGTACATGAAAAAGGTTAGCACGCTCATGAACATGAGGGACGTGGTGATAACATACGGGCAGACTGAGGCTTCCCCCGGCCTCACAATGTCCTCCACCGCTGACCCGCTGGAGCGCCGCGTGTCTACCGTGGGAAAGCCGATGCCCCACGCCGAGATAAAGATAGTCGACCCCAAGACTGGCAAGATGGTGCCTCGAGGGCAGCCGGGCGAAATCTGTGCGAGAGGGTACATGATAATGAAGGGCTACTATAATAACCCGGAGGCGACCAGCCTTGCCATCGATAAGGATGGATGGCTACACACGGGAGACCTCGGCATTCTCGACGATGAGGGCTACTGCAAGATAACCGGCCGCCTTAAGGATATGGTCATCAGGGGCGGGGAGAACATTTACCCGAGAGAGGTGGAGGAGTTCCTGTATGAGCATCCTTCCATCAGCGATGTGCAGGTCATAGGCGTGCCCGACTTGAAGTATGGGGAAGAGCTTATGGCCTGGATTAAGCTGAAGAACGGGTGCAACGTGACCCCTGAGGAGATCAAGGAGTTCTGCAGGGGCAAGATAGCGCACTACAAGATACCGCGCTACATCAAGTTCGTCGACGAGTTTCCCATGACGGTTACGGGCAAGATACAGAAGTACAAGATGCGGGAAATCTCGATAAAGGAGCTTAACCTGGAGGAAGTGGCCAGGATCAAGACCGCCTGA
- a CDS encoding helix-turn-helix domain-containing protein produces MQERIKEVADRIKELRNILGISIDDMSGYLKVGREKYLRYENGEEDIPASVLYEISRKLGVEMSILLTGETPRMHYFTVTRKGKGVSVERRKQYKYQSLAANFINKKAEPFIVTVDPNKTEVQTNSHPGQEFNYILEGSLKLIIRDNEIVLNEGDSIYFDSSCEHAMVALNGRPAKFLAIIM; encoded by the coding sequence ATGCAGGAACGAATAAAAGAAGTTGCCGACAGGATAAAAGAGCTCAGGAACATCCTGGGGATTAGCATAGACGACATGTCTGGCTACCTTAAGGTAGGCAGGGAGAAATACCTGAGGTACGAGAATGGCGAGGAGGACATTCCGGCAAGCGTCCTCTACGAGATTTCCCGGAAGCTCGGCGTGGAGATGAGCATTCTTCTCACGGGTGAGACGCCCAGGATGCACTATTTTACCGTGACAAGAAAGGGGAAGGGCGTGAGCGTTGAGCGGAGGAAGCAGTATAAGTACCAGAGCCTGGCCGCCAACTTCATCAATAAAAAAGCGGAGCCTTTCATCGTGACTGTGGACCCTAATAAAACCGAGGTGCAGACCAATTCCCACCCCGGGCAGGAGTTCAACTACATCCTCGAGGGCAGCCTTAAGCTTATCATCAGAGATAACGAGATCGTATTAAACGAAGGCGACTCAATATATTTCGATTCAAGCTGTGAGCACGCAATGGTGGCCCTGAATGGCAGGCCGGCGAAGTTTCTGGCGATCATCATGTGA